One genomic region from Streptomyces sp. NBC_01431 encodes:
- a CDS encoding DUF6131 family protein: MVVLGVILLIIGYAAGIAILWTIGIILVVLGAILWLLGSLGHAVGGRRHYW; encoded by the coding sequence ATGGTTGTCCTCGGAGTCATTCTCCTCATCATCGGCTACGCGGCGGGCATCGCCATCCTGTGGACCATCGGCATCATTCTCGTCGTCCTCGGCGCCATCCTGTGGCTCCTTGGATCCCTCGGACACGCGGTCGGCGGACGGCGGCACTACTGGTAG
- a CDS encoding GDSL-type esterase/lipase family protein, with translation MSAQHDPVSGPSSTGRAADWTTTPITADLLRGALDLERTEHGLLPHRLPAWARAQCADGQLAMAEAQPSGVRLVFRTRATTVELDTLPTKMDYRGAPPRPDGVYDVLVDGLLSGQTSVAGGNVLTIDMTTGSAETRPGPVGTARFTGLPERDKDVEIWLPHNEITQLVALRTNAPVEPVPDRGRKVWLHHGSSISHGSDAASPTTTWPALAASLGEVELVNLGLGGSALLDPFTARTMRDAPADLISVKIGINLVNADLMRLRAFTPAVHGFLDTIREGHPTTPLLVVSPVLCPIHEDTPGPSAPDFSELGAGRLRFRAAGDPAEKAAGKLTLQVIRDELARIVKQRAAQDANLHYLDGRALYGEADFSELPLPDQLHPDAASHRRMGERFAAQVFAVGGPFGAERS, from the coding sequence ATGAGCGCTCAACACGACCCCGTTTCCGGCCCGTCCAGCACGGGCCGGGCAGCGGACTGGACCACCACGCCCATTACCGCGGACCTCCTGCGCGGCGCGCTCGACCTGGAGCGCACCGAGCACGGGCTGCTGCCGCACCGGCTGCCCGCGTGGGCCCGCGCGCAGTGCGCCGACGGGCAGTTGGCCATGGCGGAGGCCCAACCCTCCGGTGTACGGCTGGTGTTCCGCACCCGCGCGACCACCGTCGAGCTCGACACCCTGCCCACCAAGATGGACTACCGGGGCGCCCCGCCGCGCCCCGACGGGGTGTACGACGTGCTCGTGGACGGCCTGCTGTCCGGGCAGACCAGCGTCGCGGGCGGCAACGTGCTGACCATCGACATGACCACCGGCTCAGCCGAGACCCGGCCCGGCCCGGTCGGCACCGCCCGGTTCACCGGTCTGCCCGAGCGCGACAAGGACGTCGAGATCTGGCTGCCCCACAACGAGATCACCCAGCTGGTGGCGCTCCGTACCAACGCCCCGGTCGAGCCGGTGCCGGACCGGGGCCGCAAGGTGTGGCTGCACCACGGCAGTTCGATCAGCCACGGCTCCGACGCCGCGAGCCCCACCACGACGTGGCCCGCGCTCGCCGCCTCCCTCGGGGAAGTGGAGCTGGTGAACCTGGGCCTGGGCGGCAGCGCTCTGCTTGACCCGTTCACCGCCCGTACCATGCGCGACGCTCCCGCGGACCTGATCAGCGTCAAGATCGGCATCAACCTGGTCAACGCCGATCTGATGCGGCTGCGCGCCTTCACTCCGGCGGTGCACGGCTTCCTCGACACCATCCGCGAGGGGCATCCCACCACCCCGCTCCTGGTCGTCTCGCCGGTTCTGTGCCCCATCCACGAGGACACCCCCGGCCCCAGCGCCCCGGACTTCAGCGAACTGGGCGCGGGCAGGCTCCGGTTCCGCGCCGCGGGCGACCCGGCGGAAAAGGCCGCCGGGAAGCTGACGCTCCAAGTCATCCGGGACGAACTGGCCCGGATCGTGAAGCAGCGCGCCGCGCAGGACGCGAACCTGCACTACCTCGACGGCCGGGCCCTGTACGGCGAGGCGGACTTCAGCGAGCTGCCGCTGCCCGACCAGCTGCACCCGGACGCCGCGAGCCACCGCCGCATGGGCGAACGCTTCGCCGCCCAGGTCTTCGCCGTCGGCGGACCGTTCGGCGCCGAGCGGTCCTGA
- a CDS encoding FABP family protein, with amino-acid sequence MFDPVPDHPYPDGHRVDEAPAPHALLAPVTGLLGTWHGRGRGGYPTLAEDFGYAQEVTFSHDGRPFLRYEARAWLIDADGAPLRPSARESGWWRLQPDGRVEALITQPTGIAEIAVGRASDNTVDLATHEVALTPTAKEVNGTRRRYVLTDDGTLTFVHDLAAVGRPLQHHLSASLRRKG; translated from the coding sequence GTGTTCGACCCCGTACCGGATCATCCGTACCCCGACGGCCACCGAGTGGACGAGGCGCCCGCCCCGCACGCGCTGCTCGCGCCCGTGACCGGCCTGTTGGGCACCTGGCACGGTCGGGGACGGGGCGGATACCCGACGCTGGCGGAGGACTTCGGGTACGCGCAGGAGGTCACCTTCAGCCATGACGGCCGTCCCTTCCTCCGGTACGAGGCCAGGGCCTGGCTGATCGACGCGGACGGGGCGCCGCTGCGTCCGTCGGCCCGGGAGAGCGGCTGGTGGCGGCTCCAGCCGGACGGCCGGGTGGAGGCGCTGATCACCCAGCCCACCGGCATCGCGGAGATCGCGGTGGGCCGGGCGAGCGACAACACGGTCGACCTCGCCACCCACGAGGTGGCCCTCACACCCACCGCCAAGGAAGTCAACGGCACCCGGCGCCGGTACGTCCTGACCGACGACGGCACGCTCACCTTCGTCCACGACCTCGCGGCCGTGGGCCGGCCGTTGCAGCACCACCTCTCGGCGAGCCTGCGCCGTAAGGGCTAG
- a CDS encoding glyceraldehyde-3-phosphate dehydrogenase, with the protein MTVNDDSFTNWKNREEIAESMIPIIGKLHRERDVTVLLHSRSLVNKSVVSILKTHRFARQIAGEELSVTETLPFLKALTALDLGPSQIDIGMLAATYKSDDRGLSVEEFTAEAVAGATGENKIECREGRDVVLYGFGRIGRLVARLLIEKAGSGNGLRLRAIVVRQGGDQDIVKRASLLRRDSIHGQFQGTITVDEANSTIVANGNEIKVIYAGDPTEVDYTAYGIKDAILIDNTGKWRDRQGLSKHLRPGIDKVVLTAPGKGDVPNIVHGVNHDTIKPDEQILSCASCTTNAIVPPLKAMADEYGVLRGHVETVHSFTNDQNLLDNYHSADRRGRSAPLNMVMTETGAASAVAKALPELKAPISGSSIRVPVPDVSIAILSLRLGRETTREEVLDYLRNVSLTSPLKRQIDFTTAPDAVSSDFIGSRHASIVDAGATKVDGDNAILYLWYDNEFGYSCQVIRVVQHVSGVEYPTYPVPVV; encoded by the coding sequence GTGACTGTCAATGACGACTCGTTCACCAACTGGAAGAACCGCGAGGAGATCGCGGAGTCGATGATCCCGATCATCGGGAAGCTGCACCGGGAGCGGGACGTCACGGTCCTGCTGCACAGCCGCTCCCTGGTGAACAAGTCGGTGGTCAGCATTCTCAAGACCCACCGATTCGCCCGGCAGATCGCCGGCGAGGAGCTCTCGGTCACCGAGACGCTGCCGTTCCTGAAGGCGCTCACCGCCCTCGATCTCGGCCCTTCGCAGATCGACATCGGCATGCTCGCCGCGACGTACAAGAGCGACGACCGGGGCCTGTCGGTCGAGGAGTTCACCGCCGAGGCCGTCGCCGGAGCCACGGGTGAGAACAAGATCGAGTGCCGTGAGGGACGCGACGTCGTCCTCTACGGGTTCGGCCGCATCGGCCGCCTCGTCGCCCGCCTGCTCATCGAGAAGGCCGGTTCCGGCAACGGCCTGCGGCTGCGGGCCATCGTCGTCCGGCAGGGCGGCGACCAGGACATCGTCAAGCGTGCCTCGCTGCTGCGCCGCGACTCCATCCACGGCCAGTTCCAGGGCACCATCACCGTCGACGAGGCGAACAGCACCATCGTCGCCAACGGCAACGAGATCAAGGTGATCTACGCCGGCGACCCGACGGAGGTCGACTACACGGCGTACGGCATCAAGGACGCCATCCTCATCGACAACACCGGCAAGTGGCGCGACCGCCAGGGTCTTTCCAAGCACCTGCGCCCCGGCATCGACAAGGTCGTCCTGACCGCGCCCGGCAAGGGCGACGTGCCCAACATCGTGCACGGCGTCAACCACGACACGATCAAGCCGGACGAGCAGATCCTGTCCTGCGCCTCCTGCACCACCAACGCGATCGTTCCGCCGCTGAAGGCGATGGCGGACGAGTACGGCGTGCTGCGCGGTCACGTGGAGACCGTCCACTCGTTCACCAACGACCAGAACCTGCTGGACAACTACCACAGCGCGGACCGTCGCGGCCGCTCGGCGCCGCTCAACATGGTCATGACCGAGACCGGTGCCGCCTCCGCCGTCGCCAAGGCGCTGCCCGAGCTGAAGGCGCCGATCAGCGGCAGCTCGATCCGGGTGCCGGTGCCGGACGTCTCGATCGCGATCCTCAGCCTGCGCCTGGGCCGCGAGACCACGCGCGAGGAGGTCCTCGACTACCTGCGCAACGTGTCGCTGACCTCGCCGCTCAAGCGCCAGATCGACTTCACCACCGCCCCGGACGCGGTCTCCAGCGACTTCATCGGCTCGCGCCACGCCTCGATCGTGGATGCCGGCGCCACCAAGGTCGACGGCGACAACGCGATCCTCTACCTCTGGTACGACAACGAGTTCGGCTACTCCTGCCAGGTCATCCGGGTCGTCCAGCACGTCTCCGGAGTCGAGTACCCGACGTACCCCGTTCCGGTGGTCTGA
- a CDS encoding AI-2E family transporter: MTPARPEGDGQGEGDREPAQASWDGGVRRRRGTGPGGRSWAAIGFGLGLGATLAWLTVQTVLEVGSLLTLLLLAGFIAIALEPVVAWLARHRMRRSWAVAVVLVLLVALFGGFLALVVPPVADEVNALVKAAPGWLRALHNHNSALGRFEDRYHVLAKIKQQFSSGGAASGLAGGLLGAGKLVVGAVTSAVVVLVVMVYVMVFLPGLKRFGLRFVAASKRPHVQDVTDEILNRVGRYMLGNVVTSVIAGLATFLWCVATGVPYPAALGVFIALMDLIPIVGTTIGGFVVSLVALSVSLPIGLATAGFYVGFRVAEDYLIVPRVMRFAVDVHPLVTVVGVLIGGALLGIVGALVAIPTAVAIDLVLEEHFFSRTDTS; this comes from the coding sequence ATGACGCCCGCCCGGCCTGAGGGCGACGGCCAGGGCGAGGGCGACCGCGAGCCGGCGCAGGCGTCCTGGGACGGAGGGGTGCGGCGACGTCGCGGGACGGGGCCGGGCGGCCGGTCGTGGGCCGCCATCGGCTTCGGACTGGGCCTCGGAGCGACGCTGGCATGGCTGACCGTCCAGACCGTCCTGGAGGTCGGCAGCCTCCTGACGCTGCTGCTGCTGGCCGGCTTCATCGCGATCGCGCTGGAGCCCGTCGTCGCCTGGCTGGCCCGGCACCGGATGCGCCGCAGCTGGGCCGTCGCGGTCGTGCTCGTCCTTCTGGTCGCCCTCTTCGGCGGATTCCTCGCGCTGGTCGTGCCGCCGGTCGCCGACGAGGTCAACGCCCTGGTGAAGGCGGCGCCGGGCTGGCTGCGGGCCTTGCACAACCACAACTCGGCGCTCGGCAGGTTCGAGGACCGGTACCACGTGCTGGCCAAGATCAAGCAGCAGTTCTCCTCGGGAGGGGCGGCGTCCGGTCTCGCCGGTGGTCTGCTCGGCGCCGGAAAGCTCGTGGTCGGGGCGGTGACCTCGGCCGTCGTCGTGCTCGTGGTCATGGTCTACGTGATGGTGTTCCTGCCCGGCCTCAAGCGGTTCGGCCTGCGCTTCGTCGCAGCGAGCAAGCGCCCGCACGTCCAGGACGTGACCGACGAGATCCTGAACCGGGTCGGGCGCTACATGCTCGGCAATGTGGTCACCTCCGTGATCGCGGGGCTCGCGACCTTCCTGTGGTGCGTGGCCACCGGCGTTCCCTACCCCGCCGCGCTCGGCGTCTTCATCGCCCTGATGGACCTCATCCCGATCGTCGGGACCACCATCGGCGGCTTCGTGGTCAGCCTGGTGGCCCTCTCGGTGTCGCTGCCCATCGGGCTCGCGACAGCGGGCTTCTACGTGGGGTTCCGGGTCGCCGAGGACTATCTGATCGTGCCCCGGGTGATGCGGTTCGCCGTCGACGTCCACCCGCTGGTCACCGTCGTGGGCGTCCTGATCGGCGGTGCGCTGCTCGGCATCGTCGGGGCGCTGGTCGCGATCCCGACCGCCGTCGCCATCGACCTGGTCCTGGAGGAACACTTCTTCTCCCGGACCGACACGTCCTGA
- a CDS encoding MrpF/PhaF family protein codes for MNGWLAAAAALLVAGLGPVVWGVATGSLGRRVVAQNFATSAVCLVMLLLSQGYTRPAYVDLALVLAVLGPAGTLVYARLLADELNDDPPHANLLTALAASATAVVVVATCVATGPGRAMVKLVLIGVLIVAGNVIASRALAGGYPGTGVERD; via the coding sequence GTGAACGGCTGGCTCGCCGCTGCGGCCGCGCTGCTCGTGGCAGGGCTGGGGCCGGTGGTCTGGGGCGTGGCGACCGGCTCGCTGGGACGCCGTGTCGTCGCCCAGAACTTTGCGACCTCGGCGGTCTGCCTGGTCATGCTGCTGCTCTCCCAGGGCTACACCCGGCCCGCCTACGTCGACCTCGCCCTGGTCCTCGCCGTACTCGGGCCGGCCGGCACGCTGGTGTACGCCCGGCTGCTCGCCGATGAGCTGAACGACGATCCCCCACACGCCAATCTGCTCACCGCGCTGGCCGCTTCGGCGACCGCGGTCGTCGTGGTGGCGACCTGTGTGGCCACCGGGCCGGGCCGGGCGATGGTGAAGCTGGTGCTGATCGGGGTGCTGATCGTCGCGGGGAACGTGATCGCGTCACGGGCGCTGGCGGGCGGCTACCCCGGGACGGGGGTGGAGCGTGACTGA
- a CDS encoding Na(+)/H(+) antiporter subunit B codes for MTDALIVIALLLVAASATAAVAVRDPARQALVLAVLGLSLAVLFTVLQAPDVGLSQLAVGAALTPLLILLSVRKVRRRGQRKGGDG; via the coding sequence GTGACTGACGCCCTGATCGTGATCGCGCTGCTGCTCGTCGCGGCGTCGGCGACCGCCGCCGTCGCGGTGCGCGACCCGGCCCGCCAGGCTCTCGTGCTCGCGGTGCTCGGGCTGTCGCTCGCGGTGCTGTTCACCGTCCTACAGGCCCCCGACGTGGGCCTGTCGCAGCTCGCGGTGGGCGCGGCCCTGACCCCCCTGCTGATTCTGCTGTCCGTACGCAAGGTACGGCGTCGCGGGCAGCGCAAGGGCGGTGACGGATGA
- a CDS encoding MnhB domain-containing protein, translating into MSRRLRLWVLAVGGLGVAALYVAAALRLPSFGTAYHPYGTRAVAASLARRTANVISSVNFDQRAFDTLGEESILFGSVLGTVVLLRQTRDEREVPPAPARVAPAVRRYAMLTLPVALLVGLYVIAHGQLSPGGGFQGGVVVATALHLLYIGADYRALERIRPVGLYEVGDAAGEAAYLLLGAAGVLSGSAFLANTLLPYGTFNTLSSGGTVPLLNAAVGIEVACAVVVLLARFLDQAVEIEEENGR; encoded by the coding sequence ATGAGTCGGCGGCTGCGTCTTTGGGTCCTCGCCGTGGGCGGACTCGGGGTCGCGGCGCTCTACGTCGCCGCCGCCCTGCGGCTGCCGAGCTTCGGCACCGCCTACCACCCCTACGGCACCCGCGCGGTCGCGGCCTCCCTCGCCCGCCGCACCGCCAACGTCATCTCCTCCGTCAACTTCGACCAGCGCGCCTTCGACACCCTGGGCGAGGAGAGCATCCTGTTCGGCTCGGTGCTCGGGACCGTCGTCCTGCTGCGCCAGACCCGCGACGAGCGCGAGGTGCCCCCCGCCCCGGCCCGGGTCGCCCCCGCGGTTCGCCGCTACGCGATGCTGACGCTGCCGGTGGCGCTGCTCGTCGGCCTGTACGTCATCGCCCACGGCCAGCTCAGCCCCGGCGGCGGTTTCCAGGGCGGCGTGGTGGTCGCGACCGCGCTGCACCTGCTCTACATCGGGGCGGACTACCGCGCCCTGGAACGAATCCGGCCGGTCGGCCTGTACGAGGTCGGCGACGCGGCGGGCGAGGCCGCGTATCTACTCCTCGGCGCCGCGGGGGTGCTCAGCGGTTCGGCGTTCCTCGCCAACACCCTGCTTCCGTACGGGACGTTCAACACGCTTTCCTCCGGCGGGACCGTACCGCTCCTGAACGCGGCGGTCGGCATCGAGGTCGCGTGCGCGGTCGTGGTGCTGCTCGCCCGCTTCCTCGACCAGGCCGTCGAGATCGAGGAGGAGAACGGTCGATGA
- a CDS encoding sodium:proton antiporter: MSVLPYLIAGWIFLVGCYGLATSRHLVHAVGCLTVCQSSTYVLLLAVGYRDGGTAPVFSDVTPGSRPLVDPVVQALTLTDVVVGATVTALLLALVIQVAKRHGTVDPDELSELRG; this comes from the coding sequence ATGTCCGTGCTGCCCTATCTGATCGCCGGGTGGATCTTCCTGGTGGGCTGCTACGGCCTGGCCACCAGCCGCCATCTGGTCCACGCGGTGGGGTGCCTGACGGTATGTCAATCATCCACCTATGTCCTGCTGTTGGCGGTGGGCTACCGCGACGGCGGCACCGCTCCGGTCTTCTCCGACGTGACTCCGGGTTCGCGGCCGCTCGTCGACCCTGTCGTCCAGGCCCTGACGCTCACCGATGTGGTCGTCGGCGCCACGGTCACCGCCCTGCTGCTCGCCCTGGTGATACAGGTCGCCAAACGGCACGGCACCGTGGACCCCGACGAACTCTCCGAGCTGCGCGGATGA
- a CDS encoding complex I subunit 5 family protein yields the protein MNHLLPLVVALPLLGAAALVAAGRRLPRVAAETIGCAVAAATAVLAVVLLVHASPDAVEWVGGWQPKGGEGVGIVLVGDAAGTGLAALVSVLVVAVLAYSWHYFDEPPQRHAGSFPALVLLFQAGMCGFALTGDLFNAFVFFELMSVVAYALTGYRVEEARAVQGALTFGVVNSLGAYATLTGIVLLYARTGELGMRQIGQRLDAHGGPDALVLAAFALVLTGLLVKAAAAPFHFWLPDAHAVAPTPVCMLLSGVMVELGVYGAWRVYATVFAGPGGIPAADAERALAVLGVLTALVGAVMCWQQRHIKRLLAFSTVAHTGLFLVGIGLLKPEATGGVAMYVLSHAGAKAALFACTGILLDRYGSVDEHELHGRARELRLVAALFVIGGLALAGLAPFGTGLGKAVVEEAGGGGFTVLFVAVSALTAGAVLRVAARVFFGLGPKPLGDPPNETKGEDEEPETRGRIGRVPGTMIAVPALLLAGSLAAGLVPALSTAVGRGFGAEAGRAPHWTLSGVLLALASAVLAAGLAAAAVRGPARREPYRWTQPLRRLHSGHIGDYVAWLLAGTALLGALALPGVLTG from the coding sequence ATGAACCACCTCCTGCCACTGGTGGTGGCCCTGCCGCTGCTCGGCGCCGCCGCACTCGTCGCGGCCGGGCGCCGACTGCCGCGCGTCGCCGCCGAGACGATCGGCTGCGCCGTCGCCGCCGCGACGGCCGTGCTCGCCGTCGTCCTCCTCGTCCACGCCTCGCCGGACGCCGTCGAATGGGTCGGCGGCTGGCAGCCCAAGGGCGGCGAGGGCGTGGGCATCGTTTTGGTGGGCGACGCGGCCGGTACCGGTCTCGCCGCGCTCGTCTCGGTCCTCGTCGTCGCCGTACTCGCCTATTCCTGGCACTACTTCGACGAGCCGCCGCAGCGCCACGCGGGCTCCTTCCCCGCTCTGGTGCTGCTCTTCCAGGCCGGCATGTGCGGATTCGCGCTCACCGGTGACCTGTTCAACGCCTTCGTCTTCTTCGAGCTGATGAGTGTCGTGGCGTACGCGCTGACCGGCTACCGCGTCGAGGAGGCGCGGGCCGTCCAGGGCGCGCTCACCTTCGGTGTGGTCAACTCCCTGGGCGCCTATGCCACGTTGACGGGCATCGTGCTGCTGTACGCGCGCACCGGCGAGCTGGGCATGCGGCAGATCGGACAGCGTCTGGACGCGCACGGCGGGCCGGACGCACTGGTCCTGGCGGCCTTCGCGCTGGTGCTCACCGGCCTGCTGGTGAAGGCGGCCGCCGCGCCGTTCCACTTCTGGCTGCCCGACGCCCACGCCGTGGCGCCGACACCGGTGTGCATGCTGCTGTCCGGGGTCATGGTCGAGCTCGGCGTGTACGGAGCGTGGCGGGTGTACGCCACCGTGTTCGCGGGCCCCGGCGGGATTCCGGCGGCGGACGCCGAGCGGGCGCTGGCGGTGCTCGGCGTACTGACCGCGCTCGTCGGCGCCGTGATGTGCTGGCAGCAGCGCCACATCAAACGGCTCCTGGCGTTCTCGACGGTCGCGCACACTGGGCTGTTTCTCGTCGGCATCGGCCTGCTCAAGCCCGAGGCGACCGGCGGCGTGGCGATGTACGTGCTGTCCCACGCGGGCGCGAAGGCGGCCCTGTTCGCCTGCACCGGCATCCTGCTCGACCGCTACGGCAGCGTCGACGAACACGAACTGCACGGCCGGGCGCGGGAGTTGCGGCTGGTCGCCGCCCTCTTCGTCATCGGCGGTCTGGCCCTGGCGGGTCTTGCGCCCTTCGGTACGGGGCTCGGGAAGGCCGTCGTTGAGGAGGCGGGGGGCGGCGGCTTCACCGTGCTGTTCGTGGCCGTCTCGGCGCTCACCGCGGGCGCCGTGCTGCGGGTGGCGGCGCGCGTGTTCTTCGGGCTCGGGCCGAAGCCGCTGGGCGACCCGCCGAACGAGACGAAGGGTGAGGACGAGGAGCCGGAGACCCGGGGCAGGATCGGCCGGGTGCCCGGCACGATGATCGCGGTCCCGGCCCTGCTGCTCGCCGGATCCCTGGCCGCCGGCCTGGTACCGGCCCTGTCCACGGCGGTGGGCCGGGGCTTCGGAGCCGAGGCCGGCCGCGCGCCGCACTGGACCCTGTCCGGCGTGCTCCTCGCCCTCGCGTCGGCGGTCCTCGCCGCCGGTCTCGCGGCGGCCGCCGTGCGGGGACCCGCGCGCCGGGAGCCGTACCGCTGGACGCAGCCGCTGCGCCGGCTGCATTCGGGTCACATCGGCGACTACGTCGCCTGGCTCCTCGCGGGCACGGCCCTTCTCGGCGCCCTCGCCCTGCCCGGAGTCCTCACGGGCTGA
- a CDS encoding amino acid permease: MGYPRKLTRRFHAFDNFAISFTIINIISGIFSAFGFGMGAGGPRILVFGWIGVSVMVLFVGAAMGEIASAYPTSGALYFSAGKLAKRHRGAWSWYTGWLNFVGQVGGTAATNYAAATFIQAFISMQWPSYEGTPQQTVAIAAAILLVQALANTYTVQLVALVNRISVWWLLVGMVVIVVALTVKPASHQPVSFATHFVNSTGFGNGLYAAMLGLLVTSWTFTGFDGSFHMSEETVKATVNTPKGIMRAIIYSALAGLVLMLALVYAIRDYAAEIGAAAPPVQILVDALGGGTAKLLLLIVIGAMLFCGLANMTSNTRQIFAFSRDGAMPGSQWWHSVSLRTRTPVKAVWLAATCALVLIIPGWWSLTAFTAIVSVNVVGLYLAYGVPIFLRLRLDDFEPGPWNLGRYGKPVAAIAVVWIALSSVLFMLPQVSPITADSFNYAPIALGAVLLIATVWWFATARRRFQGPVSYGSPDEVAAMDLI, translated from the coding sequence ATGGGATATCCGCGGAAACTCACCCGGAGATTCCACGCCTTCGACAATTTCGCCATATCCTTCACGATCATCAACATCATATCCGGCATCTTTTCCGCATTCGGTTTCGGAATGGGCGCCGGCGGCCCGCGAATTCTCGTCTTCGGCTGGATCGGCGTCTCGGTCATGGTGCTGTTCGTGGGCGCCGCGATGGGCGAAATCGCTTCGGCCTATCCGACGAGCGGCGCCCTGTACTTCTCGGCCGGCAAGCTCGCCAAGCGGCACCGCGGCGCGTGGTCCTGGTACACCGGCTGGCTGAACTTCGTGGGCCAGGTCGGCGGCACGGCCGCCACCAACTACGCGGCCGCCACGTTCATACAGGCCTTCATCTCGATGCAGTGGCCCTCGTACGAGGGCACCCCACAGCAGACCGTCGCCATCGCGGCCGCGATCCTGCTGGTGCAGGCGCTCGCCAACACCTACACCGTGCAGCTGGTCGCCCTGGTGAACCGGATCTCCGTCTGGTGGCTGCTTGTCGGCATGGTGGTGATCGTCGTCGCCCTGACCGTGAAGCCCGCCTCCCACCAGCCGGTCTCGTTCGCGACGCACTTCGTCAACAGCACCGGGTTCGGCAACGGCCTGTACGCCGCGATGCTGGGCCTGCTGGTGACGAGCTGGACGTTCACGGGCTTCGACGGCAGCTTCCACATGTCCGAGGAGACGGTGAAGGCGACCGTGAACACCCCCAAGGGCATCATGCGCGCGATCATCTACTCGGCGCTCGCCGGTCTGGTCCTCATGCTCGCCCTGGTGTACGCGATCCGCGACTACGCGGCCGAGATCGGCGCGGCGGCGCCGCCGGTGCAGATCCTCGTGGACGCCCTGGGCGGCGGCACCGCCAAGCTCCTGCTCCTGATCGTCATCGGCGCCATGCTGTTCTGCGGCCTGGCCAACATGACCAGCAACACCCGCCAGATCTTCGCCTTCTCGCGCGACGGGGCGATGCCCGGCTCGCAGTGGTGGCATTCGGTGTCGCTGCGCACCCGTACCCCCGTCAAGGCGGTGTGGCTGGCCGCGACCTGCGCCCTTGTGCTGATCATTCCCGGCTGGTGGTCGCTCACCGCCTTCACGGCCATCGTCAGCGTCAACGTGGTCGGCCTGTACCTGGCGTACGGCGTGCCCATCTTCCTGCGGCTGCGCCTGGACGACTTCGAGCCCGGCCCCTGGAACCTGGGGCGGTACGGCAAGCCGGTGGCGGCGATCGCCGTGGTCTGGATCGCGCTCAGCAGCGTGCTGTTCATGCTGCCGCAGGTCTCCCCCATCACCGCCGACTCGTTCAACTACGCGCCGATCGCCCTGGGCGCGGTGCTGCTGATCGCCACGGTCTGGTGGTTCGCCACCGCCCGTCGGCGCTTCCAGGGGCCGGTCAGCTACGGCAGCCCCGACGAGGTGGCGGCGATGGACCTCATCTGA
- a CDS encoding DUF779 domain-containing protein — protein MSEPTEPAAPPSVQLTSAAAELLRTLRAKHGPLMFHQSGGCCDGSAPMCYPEGEFRTGGSDVLLASLAVDGVNEHVPFWISASQYEVWRHTRLIVDVVEGRGSGFSLEAPEGVRFLIRSRLIREPADRPRR, from the coding sequence ATGTCCGAACCCACGGAACCCGCCGCGCCACCGTCTGTCCAACTCACCTCTGCCGCCGCCGAGTTGCTGCGCACACTGCGGGCCAAGCACGGCCCGCTGATGTTCCATCAGTCGGGCGGCTGCTGTGACGGCAGCGCTCCCATGTGCTACCCCGAGGGCGAATTCCGCACCGGCGGCTCGGACGTGCTGCTCGCCTCGCTGGCGGTGGACGGCGTGAACGAGCACGTGCCGTTCTGGATCTCGGCGAGCCAGTACGAGGTGTGGCGACACACCCGGCTGATCGTCGATGTGGTGGAGGGGCGCGGCAGCGGTTTCTCCCTTGAGGCACCGGAAGGGGTGCGGTTCCTCATCCGGTCCCGGCTGATCCGAGAACCCGCCGACCGACCGCGCCGGTGA